A DNA window from Tenuifilaceae bacterium CYCD contains the following coding sequences:
- a CDS encoding pyruvate-flavodoxin oxidoreductase: MTKTKKFISCDGNYAAAHIAYMFSEVAAIFPITPSSTMAEYVDEWSAFGRKNIFGDTVKVAEMQSEAGAAGAVHGSLQSGALTTTYTASQGLLLMIPNMYKIAGELLPGVFHVSARSLAAQALSIFGDHSDVMSARQTGFAMLATGSVQEVMDLAAVAHLVSIKSRVPFVHFFDGFRTSHEIQKIEMLQNEDLAPLVDQKALQAFRDRALNPEHPVTRGTAQNPDIYFQSREAANKYYDAVPDMVEEYMKEINKLTGREYHPFDYYGDKNAENVIVAMGSVTDTLKEVVDHLMEKGEKVGIVCVHLYRPFSAKYFFNVMPKSVKRICVLDRTKEPGANGDPLYLDVKDLFYGKENAPLIIGGRYGLSSKDTTPAQMIAVFDNLKMKEPKNQFTVGIVDDVTFKSLPVGAEINLSPKGTFQAKFYGLGSDGTVGANKNSIKIIGDNTDKYSQAYFAYDSKKSGGITVSHLRFGDQPIRSPYLVNTPDFVACHVPSYLGKYDVLKGLRKNGTFLLNTIWDVEETKEKLPNSIKKYLAENNINFYIINATKIAEEIGLGNRTNTIMQSAFFKIAEVIPYEVAVKQMKKAIEKSYGRKGEEVLKMNYAAVDKGGEAIKVAVSADWANLVPEKQANIAGAPDFINNVVNPINMQKGDDLPVSAFTDREDGTFPAGTTRYEKRGIAVHVPEWNADNCIQCNQCSYVCPHAAIRPFLLTDEELKNAPAGTKTVKGNGGTKEYNFRMQVSVLDCTGCGNCVDVCPAKTKALEMKPLESQMTEATRFDYMHDKVGYKDVLGKDKSVKNSQFAQPLFEFSGACAGCGETPYIKAITQLYGDRMIVANATGCSSIYGGSAPSTPYCANSEGRGPAWANSLFEDNAEYGFGIATGVEKMRDRIAQKLNEGLNAGLAESAKEAAKEWLAGRSNAEQSRVATAKLIEALGKDSGNLAKDLLSYKQYFEKKSVWIFGGDGWAYDIGYGGLDHVLSTGADVNVLVVDTEVYSNTGGQASKSTPVAAVAKFAASGKRVRKKDLGMMAMSYGYVYVAQVAMGADHNQYFKAIKEAEAYPGPSLIIAYAPCINHGIRKGMGATQNEAKMAVKSGYWHLYRFNPLLEAEGKNPFQLDSKEPEWNMFQDFLKGEVRYTSLQLSFPDQAQELFKAAEENAKWRYNSYKKLAGSGNE, from the coding sequence ATGACAAAGACAAAAAAATTTATTTCTTGTGATGGTAACTATGCTGCAGCGCACATTGCTTATATGTTTAGCGAGGTTGCAGCAATTTTCCCCATCACCCCCTCATCAACAATGGCTGAGTATGTTGACGAATGGTCGGCATTTGGCCGTAAAAACATTTTTGGTGACACTGTAAAAGTTGCGGAGATGCAGAGCGAGGCTGGTGCTGCTGGTGCAGTGCATGGCTCATTACAATCGGGTGCATTAACCACAACCTACACAGCATCACAAGGGCTGCTACTCATGATTCCTAACATGTATAAAATAGCTGGTGAATTACTTCCAGGTGTTTTCCATGTTTCGGCTCGTAGTTTGGCTGCTCAGGCACTTTCAATCTTTGGTGATCATAGCGATGTTATGAGTGCTCGCCAAACCGGATTTGCAATGCTCGCTACTGGTAGTGTTCAGGAGGTTATGGATTTAGCAGCTGTTGCTCACTTAGTTTCAATTAAATCTCGCGTACCATTCGTTCATTTCTTCGATGGTTTTCGCACATCGCACGAGATCCAGAAAATTGAGATGCTTCAGAATGAAGATTTGGCTCCTCTTGTTGACCAAAAAGCATTACAAGCATTCCGAGACAGAGCTCTCAACCCAGAGCATCCAGTAACCCGTGGTACTGCTCAAAATCCTGATATCTACTTCCAATCACGCGAAGCTGCAAATAAATACTATGATGCAGTTCCCGATATGGTTGAGGAATACATGAAGGAAATCAACAAGTTAACAGGTCGTGAGTACCACCCATTTGATTACTATGGCGATAAGAATGCTGAAAATGTGATTGTTGCAATGGGATCGGTTACTGATACTTTAAAGGAAGTTGTTGATCACTTAATGGAAAAAGGCGAGAAGGTTGGTATCGTTTGTGTTCATCTATACCGTCCATTCTCCGCTAAATATTTCTTCAACGTAATGCCAAAGTCGGTTAAGCGTATCTGCGTTTTAGACCGTACCAAGGAGCCAGGTGCTAATGGCGATCCATTGTACTTAGATGTAAAAGATTTATTCTACGGAAAGGAAAACGCTCCTTTGATTATTGGCGGTCGTTACGGTTTGAGTTCAAAGGATACTACTCCTGCTCAAATGATTGCTGTTTTCGACAATCTTAAGATGAAGGAGCCCAAAAATCAATTCACTGTTGGTATTGTTGATGATGTTACTTTCAAATCACTACCTGTAGGTGCTGAAATTAACCTATCACCCAAGGGAACATTCCAGGCTAAATTCTACGGTTTGGGTTCTGATGGTACCGTAGGTGCTAACAAAAACTCAATCAAGATTATTGGTGATAACACTGATAAGTATAGCCAAGCTTATTTCGCTTACGATTCAAAGAAATCTGGAGGTATCACTGTATCGCACTTACGCTTTGGCGATCAACCAATCCGTTCACCCTATTTAGTTAATACACCTGACTTTGTAGCATGCCATGTTCCTTCGTATTTGGGTAAATATGATGTGCTTAAAGGTTTACGTAAGAATGGTACATTCTTGCTAAATACTATTTGGGATGTTGAAGAAACTAAGGAGAAACTACCAAATTCAATCAAGAAGTATTTAGCAGAAAATAACATCAACTTCTACATTATCAATGCCACTAAGATTGCTGAAGAAATTGGTCTAGGAAATCGTACCAACACTATTATGCAGAGCGCTTTCTTCAAGATTGCAGAGGTAATTCCATACGAAGTTGCCGTTAAACAAATGAAGAAAGCTATTGAGAAATCTTATGGCCGTAAAGGTGAAGAGGTTCTCAAAATGAACTATGCTGCCGTTGATAAAGGTGGTGAGGCTATAAAGGTTGCAGTTTCTGCAGACTGGGCTAATTTAGTACCCGAAAAACAAGCAAACATTGCAGGAGCACCAGATTTCATCAACAATGTTGTTAACCCAATCAACATGCAGAAGGGAGATGATCTTCCTGTAAGCGCATTTACTGATCGCGAGGATGGTACTTTCCCTGCAGGTACTACACGCTACGAGAAACGCGGAATCGCAGTTCATGTTCCTGAATGGAACGCTGATAATTGTATTCAGTGTAATCAGTGCTCGTACGTGTGTCCTCATGCTGCTATTCGTCCATTCCTATTAACCGATGAGGAATTGAAAAATGCGCCTGCTGGAACCAAAACCGTTAAAGGTAATGGAGGTACAAAGGAATACAACTTCCGTATGCAGGTAAGCGTACTGGATTGTACAGGTTGCGGTAACTGCGTAGATGTTTGCCCTGCTAAGACAAAGGCTTTAGAGATGAAACCGCTTGAGAGTCAAATGACAGAGGCTACTCGTTTCGACTATATGCATGATAAAGTTGGTTATAAAGATGTTCTTGGAAAAGATAAATCTGTTAAGAATAGCCAATTTGCACAACCTTTATTCGAGTTTAGCGGTGCTTGCGCAGGTTGCGGCGAGACTCCGTATATTAAGGCAATTACCCAACTTTATGGCGATAGAATGATTGTTGCCAATGCAACTGGCTGTTCATCAATTTATGGTGGTTCGGCTCCTTCAACTCCATACTGTGCTAATAGCGAAGGTCGTGGTCCTGCTTGGGCTAACTCTTTGTTTGAGGATAATGCTGAGTACGGTTTTGGTATTGCAACCGGTGTTGAGAAAATGCGTGATCGTATTGCTCAAAAATTGAACGAGGGATTAAATGCAGGACTTGCTGAATCTGCTAAAGAGGCTGCTAAAGAATGGCTGGCAGGTAGAAGCAATGCGGAGCAATCTAGAGTTGCTACAGCAAAACTTATAGAAGCCCTAGGAAAGGATAGCGGTAATCTTGCAAAAGATTTATTAAGCTACAAGCAGTATTTCGAGAAGAAGTCAGTTTGGATCTTCGGTGGTGACGGTTGGGCTTACGATATCGGATACGGTGGATTAGACCACGTTCTTTCTACTGGCGCAGATGTTAACGTTCTAGTTGTTGATACTGAAGTTTACTCAAATACTGGTGGTCAAGCTTCGAAATCTACACCTGTTGCTGCTGTGGCTAAATTTGCCGCTTCGGGTAAGAGAGTTCGCAAGAAAGATCTTGGTATGATGGCAATGTCCTATGGTTACGTTTATGTTGCTCAGGTTGCAATGGGAGCTGATCATAATCAGTACTTCAAAGCAATTAAAGAGGCGGAGGCTTATCCTGGACCATCATTGATTATTGCTTATGCTCCATGTATTAACCATGGTATTCGCAAAGGAATGGGGGCTACTCAGAACGAGGCTAAAATGGCTGTTAAGAGTGGTTACTGGCACTTATATCGTTTCAACCCATTGCTAGAAGCAGAAGGAAAGAATCCGTTCCAACTTGATTCTAAAGAGCCAGAATGGAATATGTTCCAAGATTTCTTGAAAGGAGAGGTTCGCTATACCTCACTTCAACTTTCGTTCCCCGATCAAGCTCAGGAATTATTCAAAGCTGCAGAGGAGAATGCAAAGTGGAGATATAACTCCTACAAGAAATTGGCAGGCTCAGGCAATGAGTAA
- the aroC gene encoding chorismate synthase, whose product MNTFGQIFRISIFGESHGPAVGITIDGVKPGLPLQLDDFTHDISRRKSGAKGTTPRVEDDIPEIISGWFNGFTTGAPLTIIFRNANTQSADYERIKDLPRPGHADFVAHHKFNGYNDYRGGGHFSGRLTLALVAAGVIAKKMIEPININAKLISVGGSCDIEATINRSLENNDSVGGIVECRANNLPIGLGEPFFDSVESLISHIVFAVPAIKGIEFGSGFSAATMTGSQHNDKFLDAQGKTSTNNAGGISGGITNGNELVFCVAVKPTSSIGIKQQTINLASGKVEDLDIKGRHDACIALRVPVVMEAVTAIVLADLSMINQRF is encoded by the coding sequence ATGAACACATTCGGACAAATATTCAGAATATCAATCTTTGGTGAGTCGCACGGCCCAGCAGTTGGGATTACTATTGATGGCGTAAAACCAGGATTACCCTTGCAGTTAGATGATTTTACACACGATATTTCACGACGTAAGTCTGGCGCAAAAGGCACTACGCCTCGAGTGGAAGACGATATTCCCGAAATAATCTCTGGATGGTTTAATGGTTTTACCACAGGTGCACCACTTACAATCATATTCAGGAATGCCAACACCCAATCGGCCGATTACGAGCGTATAAAGGATTTGCCACGACCCGGACATGCCGATTTTGTTGCCCATCATAAATTCAATGGCTATAACGATTACCGTGGTGGTGGCCATTTTTCGGGTCGTTTAACCCTTGCGCTGGTTGCTGCTGGCGTTATTGCAAAAAAGATGATTGAGCCAATAAACATAAATGCCAAGTTGATTTCGGTTGGAGGTAGTTGTGATATTGAGGCTACAATTAATAGGTCCCTCGAAAATAACGACTCCGTTGGAGGTATAGTTGAGTGTAGAGCAAATAATTTGCCCATTGGACTAGGCGAGCCATTCTTCGATTCGGTAGAGTCGTTAATTAGCCATATCGTTTTTGCTGTTCCAGCAATAAAGGGAATAGAGTTTGGTTCAGGTTTTTCGGCAGCAACAATGACGGGCTCTCAGCATAACGATAAATTCTTAGATGCCCAAGGCAAAACATCAACCAATAATGCTGGAGGAATATCTGGTGGAATAACCAATGGTAACGAGTTGGTTTTTTGTGTGGCTGTAAAACCAACATCGAGCATAGGTATTAAGCAGCAAACAATTAATTTGGCGAGTGGAAAGGTTGAGGACCTAGATATCAAAGGTCGCCACGATGCTTGCATTGCATTACGTGTTCCTGTGGTAATGGAGGCTGTAACAGCTATAGTTTTGGCAGATTTATCGATGATTAATCAAAGATTTTAA